One Molothrus aeneus isolate 106 unplaced genomic scaffold, BPBGC_Maene_1.0 scaffold_181, whole genome shotgun sequence DNA window includes the following coding sequences:
- the LOC136569630 gene encoding basic salivary proline-rich protein 3-like: MSRAPPRGGDSRVATSDLRSQAQSSAAPRARARGDGRLLSLSPPHRPTARYTRARRAGDEERDGEPHPGDDNRKGSAAETAPRGRTGRAAARARDGLGEGEREGSDGALRARPETATEEEGGGRGRRERKGSEPPPSPALSASRARQHGTVPPRYPPADSRPRGGEAGGEARASPPLLAPSSLFLSRPSAAPFDAVSRSPRGRRAAASAARPRRGRAPPQRLAPGAGSYGALPESAFRGTKALRGGDDDDRGDARRAAGKGSRPAEGNASLAEPLTAFPPGTGGTPPPPPPPPAAGDGPARRPQPRRRGGPRTAIDRQATLRQA; the protein is encoded by the exons ATGTCCCGCGCCCCACCGCGGGGCGGGGATTCG CGGGTCGCCACGTCTGATCTGAGGTCGCAAGCCCAAAGCTCGGCCGCGCCGCGCGCACGCGCGCGCGGAGACGGCCGCCTTTTGTCTCTTTCCCCCCCCCACCGACCGACCGCCCGCTACACGCGAGCGAGGCGAGCCGGCGACGAGGAGAGAGACGGAGAGCCCCATCCCGGAGACGACAACCGAAAAGGGAGCGCGGCAGAGACGGCCCCGCGCGGGAGGAccggccgggcggcggcgcgcgCGCGCGACGGCCTCGGcgaaggggagagagaggggagcgACGGCGCCCTTCGGGCGCGCCCCGAGACCGCGACAGAAGAGGAGGGGGGGGGGCGCGGGCgaagggagaggaaggggtCGGAACCCCCCCCGTCCCCGGCGCTCTCGGCCTCGCGCGCGCGGCAGCACGGCACGGTACCGCCGCGGTACCCACCCGCAGACAGCCGCCCGCGCGGGGGGGAGGCCGGGGGCGAGGCCCGCGCCTCGCCTCCCCTTCTCGccccctcctctctctttctctctcggCCCTCGGCGGCGCCTTTCGACGCCGTCTCTCGCTCTCCCCGaggccgccgcgccgccgcatccgcggcgcggccccggcgaGGACGAGCTCCGCCCCAGCGGCTCGCTCCGGGAGCGGGGAGCTACGGAGCGCTCCCCGAGTCTGCATTTAGGGGGACGAAGGCCCTGCGCGGCGGCGACGACGACGACCGCGGCGACGCCCGCCGGGCCGCAGGGAAGGGATCGAGGCCCGCCGAGGGAAACGCGTCCCTCGCCGAACCCCTGACCGCCTTCCCTCCGGGCACCGGCGGgacgccgccgccgccgccgccgccgcccgccgcgggCGACGGGCCTGCGAGGCGACCCCAGCCGCGCCGCCGGGGTGGCCCCCGGACGGCGATTGATCGTCAAGCGACGCTCAGACAGGCGTAG